From Bacteroidota bacterium, one genomic window encodes:
- a CDS encoding phosphoribosylformylglycinamidine cyclo-ligase has protein sequence MSEEQTRYGKRGVSSSKEDVHRAIRNIDKGLFPNSFCKIIPDILGGDPDFCNIMHADGAGTKSSLAYLYWKETGDLRVWKGIAQDAIVMNTDDLICSGVTGNMLLSSTIGRNKNLIPGEVIAAIIEGTEEFLANMRSMGINIILTGGETADLGDLIRTVVVDSTVTARAKREEIINIAIQPGDVIVGLASFGKAIYEDRYNGGMGSNGLTSARHDVLHHMYAGKSPESFDPGIPADLVYSGSRKLLDPSPVPGINTGELILSPTRTYAPIIRDILEEHRKGIHGIIHCSGGAQTKVLHFAGNIHIIKDNLFPVPPLFALIQEESGSSWKEMYQVFNMGHRMELYLPQEYAETAIDIATSYNVEARIIGHVKQSTKPTLTIKTPTQTLNYP, from the coding sequence ATGAGCGAGGAGCAAACAAGGTATGGTAAACGGGGTGTGTCTTCCTCCAAGGAAGATGTTCACCGTGCCATCCGGAATATCGACAAAGGACTGTTTCCTAATTCATTTTGCAAAATCATACCCGATATTTTGGGTGGTGACCCGGATTTTTGCAATATCATGCATGCTGATGGGGCAGGTACCAAATCCTCACTAGCTTACCTTTACTGGAAAGAAACGGGAGACCTGCGGGTTTGGAAGGGTATAGCCCAGGATGCTATCGTGATGAATACTGACGATCTTATTTGCTCAGGAGTCACAGGAAACATGCTGCTCTCTTCCACCATTGGCCGGAATAAGAACCTCATTCCTGGTGAAGTGATAGCCGCCATCATCGAAGGAACGGAAGAATTCCTGGCCAACATGCGCAGCATGGGAATCAATATAATCCTTACCGGAGGTGAAACGGCCGACCTGGGTGATCTGATAAGAACTGTGGTGGTCGATTCTACCGTCACAGCCAGGGCGAAAAGGGAAGAGATCATCAATATAGCCATCCAACCAGGGGATGTAATCGTGGGACTTGCCTCTTTCGGTAAGGCCATTTACGAAGACCGCTACAACGGAGGCATGGGCAGCAACGGGCTTACATCGGCTCGGCATGATGTTCTGCATCACATGTATGCCGGTAAATCCCCTGAATCCTTTGATCCCGGCATACCTGCTGATCTCGTGTATTCCGGTAGCAGGAAACTGCTGGACCCCTCACCGGTACCGGGTATTAACACAGGAGAACTGATACTGTCACCAACCCGGACTTACGCTCCTATTATCCGCGACATCCTGGAAGAACATCGAAAGGGGATACACGGAATCATCCATTGCAGCGGTGGAGCCCAAACGAAAGTGCTTCATTTCGCAGGAAACATACATATCATCAAAGACAACCTCTTTCCCGTGCCCCCTTTGTTTGCTTTGATACAGGAAGAATCCGGTTCATCATGGAAAGAGATGTATCAGGTCTTTAACATGGGGCACCGTATGGAACTGTATCTCCCTCAGGAATATGCGGAAACAGCGATCGATATCGCCACATCCTACAACGTGGAAGCCAGAATAATAGGGCACGTGAAACAATCAACAAAACCAACCCTCAC
- a CDS encoding OmpA family protein — MRLNRLFFLLSVFFFLLSSLSYGQEKKRAITRSADDAFEDQRYAVAIDRYQKAYSRAKKNKNEKDRITYQLAECYRLTGEFKKAKGYYKRLIRSNYERKTPLILLHYADILKMDEDFKEAKDYYNLYAEKVPDDPRGPNGAASCDMIEEWIANPTKHEVEYIKKINSRESDFGAVYGSDNYNDLIFTSTREGATGKGKDEWTDQSFSDLFYTRIDRKGEWSEPVLLTTEEDGINTEANEGAPAMNSRYTVLYFTRCPNVEERNMGCQIYKASRSGRTWSKPEMVRLSNDSSEAIGHATLSKNELILYFSSDRKGGYGGKDIWVAFRETKDENFSYPYNLGPEINTPGDELFPFLRNDTILYFSSDGHPGMGGLDIFYSMIDTSGNWTIPTNLMYPMNSTYNDFAIMFHPEEEKGFYASDRRGAKGGDDIFSFTVPPLEFTIQGTITDDRTLQFVLDAVVTLIGSDGVSVSTRSNDKGFYMFGTSQVKKNTTYDILVTKENYFNSKTTLTTVGEEVGRDFIRDFVLKPIPEEPIVLPEILYDLAKWDLKPQYEDSLQGLITTLDENPRIVVELASHTDARDTEERNDILSQKRAQSAVDYLILRGIDPYRLVAKGYGERQPRVLLKDMTRDGYTFKKGDVLTETYIEALPSTEIKEAAHQLNRRTEFRVLRKDYIPRSTTQEEIAEVKIEINPEDNVVIFKTEPKTGAYQIPCIINGFNEEFTYDANTKAQVSAEKALDMLRKGIIDKSDFRGDPAEILGDNTIRNNSIFVVKELRIGSKTLQDIEMVVNQRLQYPIVFGNWLLDKVGKYNINDKTLRITFEYK; from the coding sequence ATGAGATTAAATAGATTATTCTTCTTATTATCCGTTTTTTTCTTTCTCCTTTCCTCCCTTTCCTACGGGCAGGAAAAGAAAAGGGCTATTACGCGCAGTGCGGATGACGCTTTCGAAGACCAGCGCTATGCCGTGGCCATCGACCGTTATCAGAAAGCTTATTCGCGGGCTAAAAAGAATAAGAATGAAAAAGACCGGATCACGTATCAGCTTGCCGAATGTTACCGTCTTACCGGTGAATTCAAAAAAGCCAAGGGCTATTATAAACGGCTGATCCGCAGCAATTATGAACGTAAAACCCCTCTCATTCTCCTCCATTATGCCGATATCCTGAAAATGGATGAAGACTTTAAGGAAGCTAAGGATTATTACAACCTGTATGCCGAGAAGGTACCGGATGATCCAAGAGGCCCGAACGGAGCCGCATCCTGTGACATGATAGAGGAATGGATAGCAAATCCAACCAAGCACGAAGTAGAGTATATTAAAAAGATCAATTCCCGTGAATCTGATTTTGGCGCCGTTTACGGCAGCGATAATTACAACGATCTTATATTTACCTCAACACGTGAAGGAGCGACAGGAAAGGGAAAAGATGAGTGGACAGATCAGAGCTTCAGTGATCTTTTTTATACACGCATCGACAGAAAAGGAGAATGGAGCGAACCTGTGCTCCTGACCACCGAAGAAGACGGAATCAACACCGAAGCCAATGAAGGCGCACCTGCCATGAACAGCCGTTATACAGTCTTGTACTTTACCCGCTGTCCGAATGTGGAAGAAAGAAATATGGGGTGCCAGATATACAAAGCTTCCCGCTCGGGACGTACCTGGAGTAAGCCTGAAATGGTAAGACTCAGCAACGACTCTTCCGAAGCCATCGGCCATGCCACCCTCAGCAAGAATGAACTTATCCTTTATTTCTCCAGCGATCGCAAAGGAGGATACGGGGGTAAGGATATCTGGGTTGCTTTCCGTGAAACTAAAGACGAAAACTTCAGTTATCCATACAACCTGGGGCCGGAGATCAACACTCCCGGTGATGAGCTTTTCCCCTTCCTCCGAAACGATACTATCCTGTATTTTTCCTCCGATGGCCATCCCGGAATGGGCGGACTCGATATCTTCTATTCAATGATCGATACTTCAGGAAACTGGACAATCCCCACAAACCTGATGTATCCCATGAATTCAACCTATAACGACTTCGCCATCATGTTCCATCCGGAAGAAGAAAAAGGGTTCTACGCTTCCGACCGTCGTGGTGCCAAAGGCGGAGATGACATCTTTTCCTTCACTGTGCCACCCCTCGAATTCACCATCCAGGGAACCATCACCGACGACCGAACCTTGCAGTTTGTGCTGGATGCCGTGGTTACCCTGATCGGTTCCGATGGTGTGTCGGTATCAACACGTTCCAACGATAAAGGATTTTATATGTTCGGAACCTCCCAGGTGAAAAAGAACACTACCTACGACATCCTGGTAACCAAGGAAAATTACTTTAATTCCAAGACAACCTTAACTACGGTCGGAGAAGAAGTAGGACGTGATTTCATACGCGATTTCGTATTGAAGCCCATCCCGGAAGAACCGATTGTGCTTCCTGAAATACTCTATGACCTTGCAAAATGGGATTTAAAACCCCAATATGAAGACTCCCTGCAGGGCCTTATTACTACTCTTGACGAAAACCCGAGGATAGTTGTTGAGCTCGCATCCCACACCGACGCCCGCGACACGGAGGAAAGAAATGACATCCTTTCCCAGAAACGAGCCCAATCGGCAGTTGACTATCTTATCCTTCGTGGAATCGACCCCTATCGACTCGTTGCAAAAGGATATGGGGAACGCCAGCCCAGAGTGCTTCTCAAAGATATGACCCGTGATGGATACACTTTTAAAAAGGGTGATGTGCTAACCGAAACCTATATCGAAGCCCTCCCATCCACAGAGATAAAAGAAGCCGCCCACCAGTTGAACCGGCGAACAGAGTTCAGAGTACTCCGCAAGGATTATATCCCCAGATCAACAACCCAGGAAGAAATCGCTGAGGTCAAGATAGAAATTAACCCGGAAGATAACGTTGTGATATTCAAAACCGAACCGAAAACCGGAGCATACCAGATACCATGCATCATTAACGGATTCAACGAGGAATTTACCTATGATGCCAATACGAAAGCCCAGGTGTCGGCCGAAAAGGCCCTTGATATGCTTAGAAAGGGTATTATCGACAAATCCGATTTCCGGGGTGATCCTGCTGAGATCCTGGGAGATAATACCATCAGGAACAATTCCATATTTGTAGTCAAGGAATTGAGGATAGGGTCTAAAACACTGCAGGATATTGAAATGGTTGTCAACCAACGCCTGCAATACCCCATTGTTTTCGGTAACTGGCTTCTCGACAAGGTTGGAAAATACAATATTAACGATAAGACCCTGAGGATCACTTTTGAATATAAGTAA
- a CDS encoding twin-arginine translocase TatA/TatE family subunit, with protein MSLTQTLIHNLLFLDISGGELLIILIVAFLVFGPQRIPEIARKIGRGMSEIKKASNQIRNEINKEVRDVKNSVSVNLDEPARKANQTQETAIPKTEHNPDKNKDNIL; from the coding sequence ATGAGCTTAACCCAGACACTCATACATAATCTTCTTTTCCTGGATATTTCAGGAGGCGAACTATTGATCATTCTGATCGTGGCCTTCCTGGTATTCGGACCTCAGCGTATCCCCGAAATAGCGAGAAAAATCGGACGGGGTATGAGTGAGATCAAAAAAGCTTCCAACCAAATTCGTAACGAAATCAACAAAGAAGTAAGGGATGTAAAAAATTCCGTCAGTGTAAATCTTGATGAACCGGCCAGGAAAGCTAATCAAACACAGGAAACCGCAATTCCAAAAACTGAACATAATCCTGACAAAAACAAAGATAATATTTTGTAG